GCGTATCCGCGACCGATCTACAACGGCCAGGACTATCTCGGAAACGACCCCGATCCGAACATCCGGTTCCAGATCAGGCGGGATCTCCAGACGCACTATCGGTAGCTGCCGCGGAAGCCGGAGACTACTTCGCCCAGTCGTAAAGCGGTTTGTCGCGGTCGACCACGTAAACCGAGAACGCCTTCAACGACGTGTCGCCAACGACCTTGAAGCCGCCGTGCACGACGTCGGGCATGTTCGAGAGCAGAGAGCCGGTGGCAAACATCGTCGGCTCTTTGCCCGGCTGCTGCACCATCGCGCCCTGAATGACATAGCCCTGCTCGATGCCTGGATGGGAATGACGGTCCAGCCCATCGCCCGGCTTGAACTCGTTGAGTTCGACGACGATCTGCTTGTTGGGCGCACCGGGTACATCGAGCCGGCGGATTTCGTGCCGCCCGGGTGGGTCCTGCGCGAAGACGGCGGTCGGCGCCAGAGCGGTGCAGAAGGCGGCCACAAGGGCCGCGGTGCATTGAAGGGCTCTCATTGGACGTCTCCTCTCGTTCTGTTTTTTGATCGAGCGCTAGGCGTGCCCCCAGACCGCCTCGGCGGTGCGCAGCAGAACCTCGAATTTCTTCCACTCAACCGCTTCCGGCAGTTGCGGCATGCCGACGCCGCTGGAAAAGCCGCATTGCGGGCTGACGGCCAGTTGCTCGACGGGCAGATACTTGGAAGCGGCTTCGACGCGGCGCTGCATCGCGTCGACGGATTCGATCTCTTCCGACTTGGTCGTCACCACGCCCAGCACAACGATGGTGCCCTTTCGCACGAAGCGAAGCGGCTCGAACGTGCCGGCCCGATCGGTGTCGTATTCCAACAGCAACCGATGGTGCTTCAGTCCGCTGAAAAGCCTTTCGGCGATGCTGTCGTAGCGGCCTTCGCGATGCCATTGCGCCTGCACCTTGCCTTGCGCGTCGACACCGCGCGGATTGCCCCGGCACACATGCAGCCCGAACGTGACGCCGGGAAAGCCCTCGATCACTGCGTTTTCGGCAGCAATCGCGCGATCGAGATTCTTGTCCGGATCCTCGCCACGCGCGCGCATGCGCTCGAGCGAAACCTTGTCGACGTAGGCCGTGAAGCCAGGCGCATCGATGTGCACATAGCGGCAGCCCGCCTCCACCAGTTCGCGGAT
The Rhodoplanes sp. Z2-YC6860 genome window above contains:
- a CDS encoding cobalamin-independent methionine synthase II family protein, with protein sequence MSISTDLNALRVDQVGSLVVPASVVESSELHLRGKLSAGELRAIEDKAIADVIRKQEQIGMPIVTDGEFRRRNFQDSFGTAVSGYDTPPVTGKDFRDSKEWRDPNNPGHRTEPNYEASGPAITTRRAAVERLKLKKNVVLEEYKAAAAMAQRPVKVSLIGPDRIAQRFAWEKSQAVYKDIDEFVSDVVAIQRQMIRELVEAGCRYVHIDAPGFTAYVDKVSLERMRARGEDPDKNLDRAIAAENAVIEGFPGVTFGLHVCRGNPRGVDAQGKVQAQWHREGRYDSIAERLFSGLKHHRLLLEYDTDRAGTFEPLRFVRKGTIVVLGVVTTKSEEIESVDAMQRRVEAASKYLPVEQLAVSPQCGFSSGVGMPQLPEAVEWKKFEVLLRTAEAVWGHA
- a CDS encoding cupin domain-containing protein is translated as MRALQCTAALVAAFCTALAPTAVFAQDPPGRHEIRRLDVPGAPNKQIVVELNEFKPGDGLDRHSHPGIEQGYVIQGAMVQQPGKEPTMFATGSLLSNMPDVVHGGFKVVGDTSLKAFSVYVVDRDKPLYDWAK